In a genomic window of Lepisosteus oculatus isolate fLepOcu1 chromosome 3, fLepOcu1.hap2, whole genome shotgun sequence:
- the LOC138237392 gene encoding zona pellucida sperm-binding protein 4-like, with protein sequence MEKSGVSGKVWSLCALLFVLLDVALAQNQKCLVSDNDKVVCGDPTVTRADCEAGNCCFDQTSQRRCYYGNDVTVQCTRDGQFVVVVSRNATSPPLSLDSVSLLGGGSAACGPVGTTAGFAMFKFPVSACGTRMRVEAGAVVYENLMNSSFEVRPGPDGSITRDSAYRLFFQCRYADDELVPLQAMVYTVSPPPPAVAPGPLRVELQLARGEQYDSYYSEGDYPVTKVLQDPVYVEVHILQRTDPNIVLTLGDCWATSTPSPLSQPQWSLLVAGCPYRDDDYQTTLIPVGGSSGLLYPTHYQRFMVRMFTFVDPASQLPLKETVYIHCSAAVCQPTATDRCVPTCSRRRRAAAAARGGSSKDTAVVSSGEVILTASELPAQGEAHRLWSEVPQVFSYGLLAVAASTVLVVSALLLVAGWRFRPCTQNKAVTGA encoded by the exons ATGGAGAAGTCTGGGGTTAGTGGGAaagtgtggagtctgtgtgcctTGCTTTTTGTGTTGCTGGATGTGGCTCTAGCCCAGAATCAGAAATGTCTGGTGAGCGATAATGACAAGGTGGTGTGTGGAGACCCGACCGTCACGAGAGCCGACTGTGAAGCAGGAAACTGTTGCTTTGATCAGACAAGCCAGAGGCGCTGCTACTATGGGAATGATG TGACTGTGCAGTGCACCAGGGATGGTCAGTTTGTGGTTGTGGTGTCCAGGAATGCCACCAGCCCTCCGCTGAGCCTGGACTCGGTCAGTCTGCTGGGGGGTGGCAGTGCAGCCTGTGGCCCTGTTGGCACCACTGCTGGCTTTGCCATGTTCAAGTTCCCAGTCAGTGCCTGTGGCACCAGGATGAGG GTGGAGGCTGGTGCTGTAGTGTATGAGAACCTGATGAACTCCAGCTTCGAGGTGAGGCCGGGACCTGATGGCTCCATCACGAGGGACAGTGCCTACAG GCTGTTCTTCCAGTGCAGGTATGCAGATGATGAGCTGGTTCCTCTGCAGGCAATGGTCTATACGGTCTCTCCACCCCCTCCAGCAGTGGCCCCAGGACCCCTCCGTGTGGAGCTCCAACTGGCAAGAG gagAGCAGTATGACTCCTACTACAGTGAGGGTGACTACCCTGTGACCAAGGTCCTGCAGGATCCTGTGTATGTGGAGGTTCACATCTTGCAGAGGACGGATCCCAATATTGTCCTGACGCTGGGAGACTGCTGGGCCACTTCCACCCCAAGCCCTCTGAGCCAGCCCCAGTGGAGCCTCCTGGTTGCTGG gTGCCCATACAGAGATGACGACTACCAGACCACTCTGATCCCTGTGGGCGGCTCCTCAGGGCTGCTGTACCCAACGCACTACCAGCGCTTCATGGTCCGGATGTTCACTTTTGTGGACCCTGCCTCCCAGCTCCCCCTGAAGGAGACG gTCTACATCCACTGCAGTGCAGCAGTGTGCCAGCCGACTGCTACTGACCGCTGTGTCCCAACCTGCAGCAGGAGGA GAAGGGCAGCTGCTGCAGCACGCGGGGGCTCCTCCAAAGACACTGCAGTGGTCTCTAGTGGAGAAGTGATCCTGACTGCCTCTGAGCTCCCAGCCCAGGGTGAAGCGCATCGGCTCTGGTCTGAAG TGCCCCAGGTCTTCAGCTATGGCTTGCTGGCAGTAGCTGCCTCCACTGTGCTTGTGGTCTCTGCGCTGCTGCTGGTAGCTGGGTGGAGATTCAGACCTTGTACACAGAACAAAGCTGTAACTGGAGCATAA